A single Hypomesus transpacificus isolate Combined female unplaced genomic scaffold, fHypTra1 scaffold_186, whole genome shotgun sequence DNA region contains:
- the LOC124489207 gene encoding extracellular calcium-sensing receptor-like, whose protein sequence is MLGGILSFHSSWRNVDRDYTDVPSALLCESLNFRAFQEAQAMIFAIEEINNSSSLLPGITLGYKIYDSCGSIARGVRVALALANGNEDSFPASSPASNCSRPAQVQAILGESSSSPCMAIATVLGPFRIPVISHFATCACLSDKARYPSFLRTIPSDLYQSRALAQLVKHFGWSWVGAIRTNDDYGNNGMAAFTEQAERLGICLEYSVSFFRNDPKEKLQRVVDSIQASSSRVIVSFMSYMDLEVLVRELDRHNLTGYQWVGTEGWITDSYTATMEGHHVLDGAIGLAIPKAEVTGMREFILDVKPLNTSGSLLFTEFWEALFDCRFQRAASGAQGVWRECTGQEDLTGMQNTFTDMSLMAIFNNIYKAVHAVAHALHRLLSCEQTCASRMQPDPHTILEEIKKVRFQTKEGEEVYFNENGDPAAKYDIINWQPRADGSVGFVVVGLYDASVPAHRQLTVRNIPLVWAHNSRQVPVSVCSERCPPGTRKAVQKGKPLCCYDCLPCAEGEISNHTDSITCEKCHSEFWSNARRESCEKKDTEFLSYEEVMGALLTSVSLLGTCMTGGVAFIFFRYKNTPIVRANNSELSFLLLFSLALCFLCSLTFIGRPSEWSCMLRHTAFGITFVLCISCILGKTIVVLMAFRATLPGSDVMKWFGPPQQRLSVLAFTLIQVLICVLWLTISPPFPFKNMEHYNDRIILECALGSAVGFWAVLGYIGLLALLCFVLAFLARKLPDNFNEAKFITFSMLIFCAVWITFIPAYVSSPGKFTVAVEIFAILASSFGLLFCIFIPKCYIILLKPEKNTRKSMMMGKKALKSL, encoded by the exons ATGCTGGGAGGGATCTTGTCCTTCCACAGCAGCTGGAGAAACGTGGACCGCGACTACACTGACGTCCCCTCGGCTCTGCTGTGTGAAAG TCTAAATTTCAGGGCGTTCCAGGAGGCCCAAGCGATGATCTTTGCCATTGAAGAGATTAACAACAGCTCATCCCTCCTGCCTGGCATTACTCTGGGATACAAGATCTACGATTCCTGCGGTTCCATAgccaggggggtgagggtggctCTCGCCTTGGCTAATGGGAACGAGGACTCATTCCCggcctcatccccagcctctAACTGCAGTAGACCAGCCCAGGTCCAGGCCATCCTGGGggaatcctcctcctctccctgcatggCCATAGCTACCGTCCTGGGGCCCTTCCGTATCCCTGTG ATCAGTCACTTCGCCACCTGCGCCTGTCTCAGTGACAAAGCCCGCTACCCCTCCTTCCTCAGGACCATCCCCAGTGACCTCTACCAGAGTCGGGCCCTGGCCCAGCTGGTGAAGCACTTCGGCTGGTCCTGGGTGGGGGCCATCCGGACCAATGACGACTACGGCAACAACGGCATGGCGGCGTTCACGGAGCAGGCGGAGCGGCTGGGAATCTGCCTGGAGTACTCCGTCTCCTTCTTCAGGAACGACCCCAAGGAGAAGCTGCAGAGGGTGGTGGACAGCATCcaggcctcctcctccagggtcatCGTCTCCTTCATGTCCTACATGGACTTGGAG GTGCTGGTTCGCGAGCTGGACCGCCACAACCTGACTGGGTACCAGTGGGTGGGCACCGAGGGCTGGATCACCGACTCCTACACCGCCACCATGGAGGGCCACCACGTCCTGGACGGAGCCATAGGCCTCGCCATCCCCAAGGCTGAGGTCACAGGCATGAGGGAGTTCATCCTGGACGTGAAGCCCCTGAACACCTCCGGTAGCCTGCTGTTCACAGAGTTCTGGGAGGCTCTGTTTGACTGCAGGTTCCAGCGTGCAGCGAGCGGAGCgcagggggtgtggagggagtgTACAGGGCAGGAGGACCTGACCGGCATGCAGAACACCTTCACGGACATGTCGCTCATGGCCATCTTTAACAACATCTACAAGGCTGTGCACGCTGTGGCCCACGCGCTCCACCGTCTGCTGAGCTGTGAGCAGACATGTGCCAGTCGCATGCAGCCAGACCCACACACT atctTAGAGGAGATTAAAAAGGTCCGCTTCCAGaccaaagagggagaggaggtgtatTTCAATGAGAACGGAGATCCAGCTGCCAAGTACGACATCATCAACTGGCAGCCGAGAGCAGACGGCAGCGTGGGCTTTGTGGTGGTGGGTCTGTACGACGCCTCCGTACCTGCCCACAGACAGCTGACTGTGAGGAACATCCCTCTGGTCTGGGCCCACAACTCCAGACAG gtccctgtgtctgtgtgcagtgaGAGGTGTCCCCCAGGAACTCGTAAGGCCGTGCAGAAAGGAAAGCCTCTCTGCTGCTACGACTGTCTCCCATGTGCAGAGGGAGAGATCAGCAACCACACAG atTCTATAACCTGTGAGAAATGTCATTCTGAGTTCTGGTCGAAtgcgaggagagagagctgtgagaaGAAGGACACAGAGTTCCTGTCCTATGAAGAGGTCATGGGCGCGCTTCTGACCTCTGTCTCGCTGCTTGGGACATGCATGACTGGTGGTGTGGCGTTCATTTTCTTCAGGTATAAGAACACTCCCATCGTCAGGGCCAACAACTCAGAGCTCagcttcctgctcctcttctcattggctttgtgtttcctgtgttctcTCACCTTCATCGGCCGGCCCTCTGAGTGGTCCTGTATGCTGCGCCACACGGCGTTTGGGATCACCTTTGTCCTCTGCATCTCTTGTATTCTGGGGAAGACTATAGTGGTGCTGATGGCCTTCAGGGCTACActtccaggaagtgatgtcatgaaATGGTTTGGGCCTCCACAGCAGAGACTCAGTGTCCTGGCTTTCACTCTCATCCAGGTCCTGATCTGTGTGCTGTGGTTAAcaatctcccctcccttcccctttaAGAACATGGAACACTATAATGACAGGATCATTCTAGAATGTGCCTTAGGTTCTGCTGTGGGCTTCTGGGCTGTGCTGGGGTATATAGGACTCCTGGCTCTCTTGTGCTTTGTCCTGGCTTTCCTGGCCCGAAAGCTGCCTGATAACTTCAATGAAGCAAAGTTCATCACCTTCAGCATGTTGATATtctgtgctgtctggatcacCTTTATCCCAGCTTATGTCAGCTCTCCTGGGAAGTTCACGGTAGCTGTGGAGATCTTTGCCATCCTGGCCTCCAGTTTTGGTTTACTTTTCTGCATATTTATTCCAAAATGTTACATCATATTACTCAAACCTGAAAAAAATACCAGAAAGAGCATGATGATGGGGAAAAAGGCTTTGAAATCCTTATGA
- the LOC124489208 gene encoding extracellular calcium-sensing receptor-like — MIFAIEEINSDADFLPGVRLGYKIYNNCGTMDILRAAMALLSGQETLVGDSSCSDTVPAILGHSGSTPTIGFARLVGRFQIPVISHFATCECLSNRREYPSFFRTIPSDYYQSRALAKLVKHFGWTWVGAVCSDNDYGLNGMATFIQAAEEEGVCLEYSEAFESSGPINKLLRVVEIIKKSTSKVIVAFVTQREIKVLVQELYRQNISGLQWIGSDAWITDTSLIDRQELGILVGSVGFAVSTAHIPGLGEHLKKVHPSQFPNSMFLRDFWETVFDCSLNENVESHRMPCNGSESLRHVNNEFTDVSDVRFSNNVYKAVYAVAHALHNLLSCEHGQGPFTNRSCAELTHIQPWQVLHYLQTVNFTTKGESVFFDSNGDSPARYELVSLQPAHSGTMKAVTIGIYDASLPASHQFMRHNTTVVWGGGETKVPVSVCSERCPPGTRKAVQKGKPLCCYDCLPCAEGEISNHTDSLDCVNCAHEYWSNRQRDGCVPKQIEFLAYDETMGAILVFCSLLGISLTLGTILIFYCSRATPIVRANNSELSFLLLFSLTLCFLCSLTFIGRPSEWSCMLRHTAFGITFVLCISCVLGKTIVVLMAFRATLPGSDVMKWFGPLQQRLSVLAFTLIQVLICVLWLTISPPFPFKNMEHYNDRIILECALGSAVGFWAVLGYIGLLALLCFVLAFLARKLPDNFNEAKFITFSMLIFCAVWITFIPAYVSSPGKFTVAVEIFAILASSFALLFCIFGPKCFIILLRPNKNTKKHIMGKTSKDIQY, encoded by the exons ATGATCTTTGCGATCGAGGAGATCAACAGCGACGCAGACTTCCTGCCAGGTGTCAGGCTTGGATACAAGATCTACAACAACTGTGGTACCATGGACATCCTGAGAGCGGCCATGGCACTGCTGAGCGGCCAGGAGACCCTCGTCGGTGACAGTAGCTGCAGCGACACGGTCCCCGCCATCCTGGGCCACTCTGGCTCCACGCCCACTATAGGATTCGCCCGGCTGGTGGGGAGATTTCAGATACCAGTG ATCAGCCACTTTGCCACCTGTGAGTGTCTGAGCAACAGGAGAGAGTACCCCTCCTTCTTCAGGACCATCCCCAGTGACTACTACCAGAGCAGAGCCCTGGCCAAGCTAGTGAAGCACTTCGGCTGGACCTGGGTGGGGGCCGTGTGCAGTGACAATGATTACGGTCTCAATGGCATGGCCACCTTCATTCAagctgcagaggaggagggagtttgCTTAGAGTACTCTGAGGCTTTTGAAAGTTCAGGGCCGATTAATAAGTTACTCAGGGTAGTTGAGATCATTAAGAAGTCCACTTCCAAGGTTATTGTAGCCTTTGTGACACAAAGGGAGATCAAGGTGCTGGTGCAGGAGCTGTACAGACAGAATATCTCAGGGCTGCAGTGGATAGGCAGTGATGCCTGGATCACGGACACGTCCCTAATTGACAGGCAGGAACTGGGTATCCTGGTGGGATCTGTGGGTTTTGCTGTCAGCACGGCTCACATCCCCGGCCTTGGGGAGCATCTGAAGAAGGTCCATCCCTCCCAGTTCCCCAACAGCATGTTTCTCCGAGACTTCTGGGAAACGGTTTTTGACTGCTCTCTGAATGAGAACGTGGAAAGTCATAGAATGCCGTGCAATGGCTCTGAGAGTCTCAGACATGTGAACAACGAGTTCACGGACGTGTCTGATGTGAGGTTTTCTAATAACGTATACAAGGCTGTGTATGCAGTGGCTCACGCCCTGCACAACCTGCTCTCCTGTGAGCACGGCCAGGGTCCGTTCACTAACAGGAGCTGTGCTGaactcacacacatccagccGTGGCAG GTTCTACATTACTTGCAGACGGTGAATTTCACCACCAAGGgggaaagtgttttttttgaCAGCAATGGAGACTCTCCAGCCAGATATGAGCTTGTCAGTTTGCAGCCAGCCCACAGTGGCACCATGAAAGCTGTGACTATCGGTATCTATGATGCTTCCCTGCCCGCGAGTCACCAGTTCATGAGACATAATACCACTGttgtctggggaggaggggagaccaaG gtccctgtgtctgtgtgcagtgaGAGATGTCCCCCTGGAACTCGTAAGGCCGTGCAGAAAGGAAAGCCTCTCTGCTGCTACGACTGTCTCCCATGTGCAGAGGGAGAGATCAGCAACCACACAG ACTCCCTAGACTGTGTGAATTGTGCACATGAATACTGGtccaacagacagagagacggctGTGTACCCAAACAAATAGAATTCTTGGCTTATGATGAAACCATGGGAGCAATCCTAGTCTTTTGTTCATTGCTGGGGATCTCTCTGACTCTGGGAACCATCCTCATCTTCTACTGTAGCAGAGCCACGCCCATCGTCAGGGCCAACAACTCAGAGCTCagcttcctgctcctcttctctctgactctgtgtttcctgtgttctcTCACCTTCATCGGCCGGCCCTCTGAGTGGTCCTGTATGCTGCGCCACACGGCGTTTGGGATCACCTTTGTCCTCTGCATTTCTTGTGTTCTGGGGAAGACTATAGTGGTACTGATGGCCTTCAGGGCTACActtccaggaagtgatgtcatgaaATGGTTTGGGCCTTTACAGCAGAGACTCAGTGTCCTGGCTTTCACTCTCATCCAGGTCCTGATCTGTGTGCTGTGGTTAAcaatctcccctcctttcccctttaAGAACATGGAACACTATAATGACAGGATCATTCTAGAATGTGCCTTAGGTTCTGCTGTGGGCTTCTGGGCTGTGCTGGGGTATATAGGACTCCTGGCTCTCTTGTGCTTTGTCCTGGCTTTCCTGGCCCGAAAGCTGCCTGATAACTTCAATGAAGCCAAGTTCATCACCTTCAGCATGTTGATATtctgtgctgtctggatcacCTTTATCCCAGCTTATGTCAGCTCTCCTGGGAAGTTCACTGTAGCTGTGGAGATCTTTGCCATCCTGGCCTCCAGTTTTGCTTTACTTTTCTGTATATTCGGCCCTAAATGTTTCATCATATTACTGAGGCCCAATAAAAATACTAAGAAGCATATCATGGGGAAGACCTCCAAAGACATCCAATATTAG